One Arachis hypogaea cultivar Tifrunner chromosome 18, arahy.Tifrunner.gnm2.J5K5, whole genome shotgun sequence genomic window, GCAAGTTCGAAAAGGGTCAATTGGAACTCGGTGACCGCTTTTCCCTCTCCGCCGTAACACCGTTCTGGCTCCATTTCAATTTCAACAACTCAGCTCTGGACGTTTCAAGTTCAAAGCCTCAGCTTGACATCGACATTGACCAAATTGACCTTTCGCAATTCGATCCCGTTAAAGGTActaaaatgtgaagttttaaccTTTTTGGGTGTCAGTATATAGGGTTTTGTTTAGGGTTTAAGGATATAACGTTGAACAGCTTTGATGATAATTATTTACTATGTATCTTCTTTGATTTGATGGTGATTGCTATTTTAGAGATTTTGAAGACTTGATTTTGTGTTTTGGGAAATGCAGAGTTTGGTTTCCTTGCGATTGGGCACGAGTTTGATGACTATCCAAAGGGGAAGATCCGCAATGTTAAGGATTGGGAGTGGTTTCTTGAGGAAGCTAGAAATGAcagtgatgatgatgacgatgaggaGGGAAAGCAGAGGAAGAGGATGAAGAGAAAGCGGAAGAAAAAGAAGGGTAAGGAGGAgaatgaagatgatgaagaatggGGTGGTGAAAGTGATGATGAGGGTAAGGACCTTGTTTCTAACATGAGCAAAGGTAAGAAGAGGGCATGCTACTCCACAAGGTCTAAAGACAGGGAAAGTGGCTCTACAAGCTCTAAGAGAAAGAGAGATACTAAGATCAATCAAACTtttgaagatgatgaagatgatgagacTCTAGGAGGCTTCATTGTTGATGATGAAGAGAATGATCAGCAGGAGGAGTtaaacgatgatgatgatgatgatgatgaagaagagtttgaagaagaggaggaggaggaagattaAAGTTTTGAATCAAATCAATGTTCGTACATGTGTGAATGTTGTTGTTCAGTTAGGAAACACTTGATATTGAGTTCTGTTTTGGTGAATGGCTTAGGAATGAATCTAGATTCTAGAATATGCATTAATTAATTACACAAGATAAAGATTGGAATATATATGTATTTCGAGCAATTATAATTATTATGAAGTATTTAGGCACATTTATAAAAGGATAAACTTATTAATacttgaaaatataaaataaaatattatcaagTGAGAGTAGCATGAGCAGAAATAGAAAGAGGCATGAAGTCATGAACGCTAGCTGCAGATATGATGAAACTGAAGCCGCAGCAGCAATAAAGGCTGACCTTGTCTTCTTCCCCCCAAATCCACCACCAATTCGCTTTGTTTTGCACACTACCTTTGACATGGGGAGACCAAGAACATGAGAAACATATTTCTGGTGCTTCTGAGGGGCCTGCAATAACCGATGACCAAACCAGAAAATTTATGTCGCAAAGATAATACATAACTACAACAAGTACTTTTATATAGTTATACAAAAGTTTAGTTTAAATTTTCCTTTAGTGTGGGATCACTCAATCAATAATGGGGAAAAGTTTATATACATAAGAatataaatgtaaaaaaaataaattaaactcttgACAGGGGCATATGGACCCCCAAACCTCTTAACCTGGATTGGATCCGTCCCTAGCAATAACACAATGTTATTTTCACAACTCAGTTGCTTCTTTCAAAGTTCAAGCCATACATTACAGGCAGGGAGCCAGGGACGGACCCAAGCATCATGGTGGGGGgggggggcacttgcccccactcttatttgataattttaaacaaatatatatatatatatatatatatatatatatatatatatatatatatatatatatatatgccctattttaaattttaaatgacccaCTACAAATAAACTAAGCCCAATTATTAAAAGCCCCAAACTCattttatctttctattattttgactattaattaacttaattatattTAGTCTTCTTCTATTCTCAAATTCCAGCCGTCACTCATTTATTCTCTTAAATCTCtttcttagtttcatattttcaatcttctttttctattctttatcTAGTGATCATCTTCGCTTCAacaaaaggtaaattttaaattctctattttgttttatatagctCTCTATAACTCTAtatatctttcaatttcattgtttatcttttttatattttcaattgcaaataattataatttaggtattaatctattttttattctcttcatgaatttatatattttattttattctcaatttagtgattcttattatttatttatttatcttttattttattctattatatgtaattatattgcatataaatttttaaagtaaattgatcaatttactaatttagaatatatatatatatatatatatatagagagagagagagagagagagagagaaataataatggaaaaatatttcaaaagaaagctaCCACTAGAATCTGAAGTCACTCCATTAGTTacatatatagaaagagagacattcaaTCAAGTTGATAATGaaacaattattcaacatttttaaaatatgaaaacaagaagagaagtaCCTTCAAGATTTGAAGCGAAGAAAGTTAGTggctaatgtaattttttttatttgaataattaatgtgtatttttatatttttaaatttaaattaatatatcttttaataGTAATGTGTATTATTTTTGCCCCCCAATAtaaattttctgggtccgtcactgatTACAGGTAACACAAGTCAACACCATTCACGATACTTAGTTGAAGCTTATTCCCATGAAGATATGATAACAAAAAACTTTTGTAAAACTCTAGGCTTATCCCAACAGAAAAGGGAAAAAGACCAAAAGTGAAGAAAACACCAGCTCCCACAatcatttttgtaacagaagaACCATAAATAGATTATCAACAATTTTCCTTCCAGTGTTTGAATTCTTATCATCAATATATACTGATCAGCAGTTCTGAACAGTTAAATATATAAGATCACTTGTCCAGTCATATATTGCCGAATTTTTCCAAAAGGAATTTGATATATCAAAAACAGAGTAAATACCCATAGTTGTCCTTGAGATTCACGTAAATACTCATAGTAATCCTTAAGATCCCGATTTCCTCATTGTAGTCCTCCGGATAGAGATCCGAGCACTCAAACTGGTCCCTGGGTATATTTCtggtgatgactcatcaccagAGCGCTGACGTGGACTCGGTTTGCCATGCTGGAGAGGTCCCAACGACTAGCTGAGTTGGCTAATTTTCAAATTATACCCAGATTGGTCCCTCCTATTATATGtaaccctaaatccccaaattctcagaCACTTCATCTCTTCGTCTTGTTCatctcttctctttctcctttcatacacttctTCCTGTTCATTTTTTCGCGATATATATTGGTGCTTCGATGTCATGAGGAATTGGTGGCGAACCATCTGCATAAGCATACCTTGACTTGAGATCCATGAGGAATTGGTGGCGAACCATCTGCATTGTTTGGCAAGAAGATCTCCGACACACCAAATTCATTCTATTTGGATATATTAACCGAAGATGATTACATGCTCCAACTAGCACAATCATTTGCATACATTAACCGAAACATACCGGAGTCATTACAGCGGCATTTGGATTCCAATTGTTGAAGTCTCCAATTAATGCTGCTGACTGAGAAAATATCCAATATTTTTAAGACACATGTCAAGCTATATTTTTACATCGAAAACAAGATTTTTGTTGAACTTTAGATGAACATCCAAAacagattttttaataatttaacccCTTAAATTGAATTTGAGCATAAGAAAAGAAACCAATTTTAAtaatagggtaaagtactaaattggtctcctaggtttgggcgtaattctgttttggtccttaaggtttaaagtgttctatttgaatccaaaaaagttttatttagcatcaatttagtcccacagtgaggtcaaaattaaataattaacaaaatgtcctacataacaacagtacaagaacaaaatcgataatctggagaacaagtacaagctccagaggcataaaatcaaccattgatacatcaatatatttatttattatttttttataatataaataaaatattttctataaaactaaagaaaatgataaataaatgtattgatgcatcaatggttgattttgtgcctctggagcttgtacttgttcttcaaattatcgattttgttattgaactgttgttatgtatgacattttattaattatttaattttgac contains:
- the LOC112771286 gene encoding uncharacterized protein, whose translation is MAMEVEMEGEDGSKLSLQVTEARNTVIGRGCGGGFHTKDRTVSRRHVSFQLSSDSDDPRVSFEVIGRNPFWVHHGALGLKVFRKFEKGQLELGDRFSLSAVTPFWLHFNFNNSALDVSSSKPQLDIDIDQIDLSQFDPVKEFGFLAIGHEFDDYPKGKIRNVKDWEWFLEEARNDSDDDDDEEGKQRKRMKRKRKKKKGKEENEDDEEWGGESDDEGKDLVSNMSKGKKRACYSTRSKDRESGSTSSKRKRDTKINQTFEDDEDDETLGGFIVDDEENDQQEELNDDDDDDDEEEFEEEEEEED